Within Prinia subflava isolate CZ2003 ecotype Zambia chromosome 10, Cam_Psub_1.2, whole genome shotgun sequence, the genomic segment TAAAGCTCTGGTCCCTCTTAATCCTGGTCAGCAGTGGCACGTTACTGTTGCTCACGGGGACGGCCCACGTCACGCTGGGGTAGAAATTGTCATTCATGCTCACCGAGAACCTGGAGATCTTGTTAGTGGGCCCCACCAGGGTCACGGTTTCTGTGGTGTTTCCATACCAGGGGTAGCTCACCCCATCTGAATCGCTGATGGCTTTTACTCGTCCTTCTCGCAGgtcaggcagctcccagctcgACCTagtgaagaggaagagaaggatgaGCAGGgaaatggcagcagcagtgcctggcaaggatggagcagccagcagcacagggaccctctgcctgcctgcagcaaaCTCTCAGGGACAACCTGAAGAACAAATCCAGCTTCAGTTTCACATGGCTCTCACACATCCAGCTCAAGCCTTTGCTCTGCCAACACAATGCCATTGTAATTAACCTGCAATTAAATTGACTGAGCCAAAACCCACTGCTGAGTCTCTTTGGGGTTATTCTCTCCTCAATCATCTCCTGTGTTGGCGAACAGCCTTCCCTGTCCACCAGCTGCAGCACCGTGCCCAGGGCACTGGCCCAGCCCATCAGCAGCTCCCATCCTGCAGAAGGTTTGCAGCTTTTGCGCCTTAAATACAGAGAAACGTACAACAATCAAATCCCACAATGATGCCTGCTACTGCCATGATGAAATCCCTGCAATATGGCTGGGAGGGGGGGAATTCAACCCAAAtctttgctgctggctgtgctgccaacACCCTGTGGCTACAGCGAGGCCTGCGTGGCAGTAAcaagggagcagctctgcagcagagggctggggcCACACTTCTGCCATCCCTCCAAACGATGACCTCCACTCACTCCAACGTCCCCAGGTGCTCCAGTGCCCCACACACACCAATCTGCCATGACACAAGGAtacaggcaggcagcacaggaacctgctgctcccccagcacccGCACACctgtggcaccagcagcaccagcccaccagtgagctgcagagcagaccCCTCTGGACATCTCCCCTCTTACATCCTCCCTTTCCAAAGGCAGAAGACACAGATACAGAGCCAACAGCTTTGCCCCTTGGCATCCCCACAAATCCTCTGCATGTCCAGGCTtgggaaaagctgctctccagctgccacttctgcccagcaccacagcctttccctcttCTAACAAGCCAAGGGGGCaactcccccagcactgcccgtGCTCGCATCCCAGTCCCAAAGAAGAAATGATGCTTGCTGGGAGACAGCAAAGCCCTCGGAAGGGCGAGGTCCAGACCCGCGGGATGGTGCGGGAGCCCCTGTGGGGCCCCAGGAATTGCGGGGTCGGGGAGCAGGGACTGGGGTGAAGGTGTTGGCCTgcgtggctgtggctgcagaggtgggGTAGAGGGGCAGCAGCCGGTGCCGGGGGTGCAGCAGCCGGTGCCGGGGGTGCAGCAGCCGGTCCCGCGGgcggagcagggcaggggcccGCAGCGGGCGGCCCACGCCGGACGCAGCCGGGGCCCGCCCGTGCCCCCGCAGCCGtccccccgcgcccgcccgcggTGCTCACACGCCGAGGTCGCTGTAGGTGTTGTAGAACTCCATGTGGTTGCAGGCCTGGATCCAGCCCACCACCCAGGTGTGCCGCCGGGCGATGGGCGGCATGAGGACGCGGGCGGAGGCGCGGAAGTAGGGCGTGCGGTACCGCAGCACCACCGGCGAGCTCTCCTCGATGGCCGTGGCCGCCGGCTCGATGGTGGCCGACACGTCGGACACCACGATCTGCTCGCGGCGCACCCGCGCCTTGCAGGCCACGCTCTGCAGGCACCCCATGGCCGCGGCCGACCCGCCGTCACCGCGGGCCCGGGGGGGCGGCCggtcccgccgccgcccgcccgccgcgcaTCGCCGCCCGCCGCACGGCGCCCGCACCGGCGCCGGCAGGGCGAAGGCGCCGCCGAGTCTCTTCCGGCCCTCGCCGGCCGCCGTACGCCGGCCGGGGTGGGCACGTGCGCGCCGGTGGGCGGGGCGCGCCGGGAGCACCGCGTGCGTCACGGACGGAAGCGGAACGGGAAGCGGAAgcggcgccggggccgcccggcAGCGGGGGAAGCGCGGACGCGCCGGGGACACGGCGAGAGGGGGGGAACAACGCCCCGGCGGTGCGGTAGCGCGGGGCGGAGTAACGGGCAGGGcgcggggagggggagagggaagcgGCCCCGGGCAGGGTGACATGCTGGGTCCCGAGCGGGCCCGGCAGCGGGTGACCGGCGCCCGCCTCCCGCAGGCCGCCTCCCGTCGCCATGCCGAGCCCCCGGAGCAGCCGCGAGCGacgcggcggcagcggcggccgccTGGAGTTCCTGTCGCTGAGCCAGCGCGGGCCCGCCGCCCCTGACAGCCCCTCCCGCCGCAAGGAGCCCGccggcgccgcggccgcgccgctgCCCGAGGAGGACTGCATGAAGCTGAACCCGTCCTTCGTGGGCATCgccctcagctccctgctcGCCATCGATCTCTGGGCCTCCAAGCGCCTGGGGGTGTGCGCCGGAGAGGGCTCGGCCTggggcagcgcccgcccccTGATGAAGGTCATCGAGGTGTCGGGCCACGGCATCCCCTGGCTGCTCGGCACCTTCTACGGGCTCTGCCAGAGTGACAGCCCGGCGGCCAGGGAGGTGCTGCTCAACCTGCTCTTCGGTGAGGCGGGGGCTCGCCCCGGGGCTGCGCAGGCAGCGGCTGGGGAGGGGGCCCCGAGGGACGGGGCAGAGCTGGATGAGCCGGAGCCCCGAGAGCACCGGCTGATTCTGAGCAATCTGTGCGGGCTCTCCTGGGATGCCTGGTAGCAGAGGAAGCGATGCTGCCGCTTAAGGGCGTGGTGGCACCAGCATGACTCGTCTGTCACCTCTGCAACCACGCCCTGGGAAACTCCCGACAGCTAAACTGCTCCCGCGGTTACAAAACGCTCTCGGGGCCGAAGGCTCTCTCAGCTCCTTAAGCTTATCACAACAGCGCATTCCAGGTGCAGCTGCCTGGAGTTGAGACACCAGCCCTTTCCCTGAAAAGCTGCTCTGGCACACACAGACGTTCACCCTtggctccctgcaggcagggctttCATGGATTCTTCTGCACCAGCCAGTGAGGAAACCTGGTTTAAAGCACGAATTCTAATCCTACATGGTGTAGTATCTCACACACACACTAGCCTAGGTATGtttaaaggaattaatttttgctTATTTAGAAACTGTAATAGCTCCACAGCACCAGACCTTCTCAGATTCCCTGTTATTACTCTTGTATTAAGATGTAAATAATTAGGATCTTGCACTTagaatttgaatttaaatttgCTTGGTGGGAAACATAGGTTTGTGCATCTTTCTCATCTAACAGCACGTGGTTAAGTTAGAGCCCCAcggcagagctgtgggaaggggCCTGCATGCCTGCAGCCTGACCTCTGCTCCAAGGAGACCTGTCCCAGCACCAGGGCTTTGTCCAgccctcagtgctctgggcaAGCGCCGCCCGCCTCCCTGGGGAtctgccccagggctgcagcacccatGTGGGGAAAGAGCATTCCCTCATGTGCAACTTGAGTCTCCCGGATCCGGtgtagaaagagaaaaggcaatTGATCTAGTTTAATATGTGGAGGAAAAAATTTGCTCGTAAATGATTAACCAAAGGAAATGAACTGAAGTGACCAAAATATCTAGTGTCCAGAAACAAGTCTTAGGACAAACAGAAGTTGGTCTCTTACACAACATCCCTGGAAAAAATAGCCCTGGCAGCGAGTGCTGTGCTAAGCTGAGCCAACAGGGATGGGGAAGCACCCTCTGCCCTACATGAGAAGCAGCTCTTGCCAAATACTGCCTGAACACTTAACACAGGTACTTTGCCTCTTCTGTCATAACAGCCTTTAGCTCTCAGGGCGCAAGCCACCATAAATTATCCTTTATTCATCTCTTAAAAACCAAACAGTCTAGcttctccccagcagcagggagaagctaGACTGCAGGAGCCCTGGCACCACACCAACTCTGAGCATTTCCCACTGACCCGTGCCAGAGGGGAGTGGGTTGATCATTCACCCAGTGAGTTTGACCCCGGTCACCACGGCAGACAGCAATGCAGAGTCAGCACTGCCAGGAAGGGAGCTGTGGACACTTAATGCCTCTGTTGCCTTCACATTAAGGAGCAGATTGAGCCCCGAGTCATGATCAGATTTTGCACAGAGAGGAAAGCCCTGGGGtgcaggctgggcagagccctcTTGGCTGTGGCAGGCCAAGGGTCTGGTGTTGCAGCGTCTGGTGTGTGCACAGGAGTAGAGTTTGAGGATGTGCTCATGCTGCAGCAGAAGGCCAAGAGCAGCTGCgtgctgtgctctccctgcctgcgTTTTGCAGCCGTGGGGAAAATTATCACTTCCAGGCAGCTTTGGCAGCTGAGTGCTCTGTTAGCTGCTGGTTGTGCTGTCAGTAACCCCCCATTCCTGTCTCTCCCAGCATTGCTGCTGGACCTGGTGATGGTGGCGGCGGTGAAGGGGCTCGTCAAGCGGCCGCGGCCCACACACAACAAGATGGACATGTTCGTCACCATCTCGGTGGACAAGTACTCCTTCCCCTCGGGCCACGCCACCAGGGCCGCTCTCGTCTGCCGCTTCGTCCTGCGCCACCTGGTCCTGGCCGTCCCGCTGCGGGTGCTCGTGGTGCTCTGGGCTCTCGTCGTCAGCATCTCCCGGGTCATGCTGGGCAGGCACAACATGACGGACGTGCTCTtcgggctgctgctgggctaCGCGCTGTACGGCGTGGTGGAGCGCTGCTGGCTGTCCCCGGCCACCGCGCCCGCCCTCTTCGCGCTCTGGAGCCACTAACCGGCGCTGCCTTCAGCACAAAGCAGGGGCCACGTGCCGCTGCTCGGAGCACgcacagggaggggattctggCGCTTGAACTGGCATCCCAAACCCCAAGTCCAGCCAAGGCTTCTACACGAGCGGTGCCGCAGGCTCCAGGGCCTGCGCTCAGATGTCTGGTGCTGTCCTGCCCTCCTGGTTGGCTGTCAGGCAGGGTCTGCGCTGACTGTTCTCTGGTGACCAAAAGCAATCCCCCGCAGAGCCGGGGGAGGGCTCAGCACACCCATCCGGCAGCTCGCTGCTAATACTGTGAATCTGCATGCTCTCGCCCGGCACCTGCAATAGCCCATGGTGTATGTGGTAGCTGTGACTGTGCAGAGGTTTCTCTACAATCACCCCTGTATCTGTATCCCATAAATACACTGATCATGCTGCTGTTGTAAGCATACCCGGCACAGCCTGCCCTACAACACCTGCCTGGAGGGGACCCACAGGGGTCTCTCCTCAGGATTAGAAAGGGCTTTGCCTCCCTAAGCAATCTCTTCCCTCTTGCTCTCAATTTAAGTGCTGCACTAAGGCTAGATGTCAAGCACATGGCTCCCAGAGCCACAGGGAAAGGATAGTGGCACTGAAGTGGGCAACAGGGTGAGcaactcccagcagcagcctgctcctAGAGCTCTTGTCCAGAGCTTCCcagttccttttttcctccacagGGTTTTCAGTGTCTCGGGGTACAACGCATTCACAGCAATTCCTGATGGACAGCATATTCCAGGCTGCAGATAgagtcctgcagagccagccccttcccagccccaggtcTGAGCCTTGCTTGCACCTCCTGCAGCAAGAGGCCCTGGCTCTGCCAACCACCACTACAGCTCCCTGTGCTTGACAGGCTGGCTCTTCTCCCCTGGCACCACTGGCAGCCTGTTTGTCACAGAGGGCTGCTGGTTCTTGGCAGGAGGGGACCACAGGGAGCCTCTATAATGAGCTAGGGCCGAGACTGAGCCAGAAAAATCATAGAATGCAATTCATCAGGGaccacagcctggcagggagtgggGGCTCTAGACTGAGCTCAAATAATCAGTTTAAACAGTGTTCCTGGCACGTAGGTAGAGGGATTTGGCCCAGGTGAGGCTCTTTGTGGTCACTAAGGTTTATTAGTGCACTCAGGCCCTGGAAAACACCAATTAAGTCTTATTAAGACTAGGCAGTGTTTAATTGTGCTGTTCTGGGTGGAgtgtgcaggagcagcctgatGGCTGCTGGTGCGAGCACTGTCACTGTCAGTTGTACAGGGGCTGAAATGGAAGTGCTTGGGTGCccctggagctgagccctgaCCCCCTGACAGGGTGAGCCAGTGAAGCTTCCAAGTCTGAGTTGATGCTGCAGTGACCAAAAAATAATCCCCTGAGTTGCACTGCATGCCTGGCAGCCAGCTGGGCCAGTCTGGCATTTGCACCGCAGCACCAGGGCACTCTGGgcagccctcctgcccccagtGCAGAGACCAGCCCTGTGGTGACTGTGGGAGCACAGGCAGGTGGCACACTCTGGGTGGGCAGGGCTTGTTGTGCTGTGCCAAAACACTTGCATCTTTGCTCTACCTTTTCCAAAACACTGTGGTTTTTGTCTGCACTTAGTGTCTGTTCTTAGAGCTGTTGGGGTCTTCCTCTCTACATCATGGAGGGTACAGCAGTAATGTGTGCATCTGTGGCTGCCACACACGTGTGTGCCAAAAAGTTGCTCTTGACTCACTTGCATGACACTCCATGAGGGCCTGGTAGCACCCACCACCACccactgcacagccctgctgggtcaCAGGCTGCCTGGCCACCCTCTCATCTTTGTGCTTCTCTCCAGCTCCACCAGAGAGACCTTTGCTCTCCTGTGCTTGTCACTTGTCACTGCTCCTCCAAGCATGGGTGCAACCCACTGATAGGACAGAGGAGCTTTCTGCTCCACTCATCCCACGGCATTTCTGTCCACGGTGGAAGCCCAGAGCAGACACTGCTGTGCGCACTCTACGTCCTGGGTGCTTGCCAGGTATGGGCAACTGTGAACTTCCACAGATACCTACCAACCAAATAGCAACCTAGACCAAAAGATAGTGGCATGACCCTGGGGCCTGACTGCACAGTTTGTCTGTAGTATGAGTCCAACTACAGCGGGGTAAAGTCCAGGGCTATGCAGCTTGTAGGGAAGACAAATTCAGAGGCAACCTGCACAGAGGCTTCATAGCACAGCAGCACGGTGGGGAGCTCAGAGAGGTCCCTGTACCTCTGCAGTCTGTGCAGAGCTTGCAAAAGAGCCAGAAGCcagctgacagcagagcaggaagagtagcactgccagtgctgccacctctcCATTTCTGTGCTGATCCCTTGCTTGGTAAGATGCTTTTGATGCTTTTTGACAGGCACAGAGTGTAGGTTGGCAGCCCAGCACCTCTACCCCAGTCCCCTTGCCGACAGCAAGAGACAGAAAGAGCTTTATTAAGCTTCCCGCAAACATACCATGAGTTTTAGAAGGTTTAAAtcatttcagctgcagagcttGGCCCCTCTGCCTTGCTCAGCTCTACAACAAAGTTCTCTGGATAAGAAGAGCAAAATTCCCCTGCAGGTCTCAGAGGCTGTCAGGCTGCAAGTgtgccaggagccagcagcaagTTTGGGTCCCTCTGGTCTGTGTCTCCTGCTGTGAGGGACAACTTTTTCCTCACTGCTCCCACCACCCTCACACCAGGGACACTCCAACACCGCGGTGCTCCTTGCACCGCGATTCCACTTGCCCCAAGGATTTTGCTAGCCCAGGGTTGAGCCGTGGCTTAGGGGCACTGTGCCgacatgcccagcccaggcGCACAGGGGATGTGGGCGATATAGTGCCGGCTGCcactggagcagccagagccgTGTGTCACCCCGGGTACCAGGACAACCGGGCGCGGGCTGATCCTTACAATCCTAGGGTAAAAGTCCAGGGCAGCATCTGTTCACCAAGCACGCAACCACAGGGCTCGGCTGCGTGTCCGTGTCCCCGCGCAGCTCCTCAGGCCGCCGGCCGGGGCTGCAGCGACACCGCTGCCGGGGCAGCCGTGCAGGCGGCCGGGAGCCAGCCGGGCTCCGGCTTCCTTTCCCCGCGCCCGTGGGAGGAGTGACGGAGGGGGAGGCCCCGCTCTCGGACGCGGCGCACCACAAAGCCAGGCCGCGGTCCGGCGTCACCGGTCGAGGTACCCCGGCAGAGACCCTCGCACGGCTCCgtgcctgctgccagccttccctgggctgctcGTCCCACGGCCGCAGGTCGGTGAAGGGTGTGTGCCCCGAGCTGCCGGCGCGCAGCGGGCACCGGGACAGCACAACAGGAATCTCCTCGGGGAAGGGGGAGGGCaaagggcaggcagaggggctgTCACCCACCCGGAAGGGAGCCGCCGGTCcccacagcagggcacagcactcCAGGGCACCTCCGTCGCCGGGACTTGGCACGGCAGGGATATTTTGAAGCTCCCTGACGCTCGGCAGGATTTCTCCTCATCCAGAGCCAAAACCACAGTAGTGCAAAACCCTGCACTAGTCAGGTCCACTCCTAGTGGGGGACAGCAGTGGTTTGCAACCCCGGACAAACTTTTGAGGGGCTGCCTCTCTTGCTTGGGACCTCTTTGGTGCACCAGGGTCAAAGTCTTGCACAGTTGCACCTCTGGCTGCTCAGCCCCGCTGTCTGACGCTGTCCCCAGGCAGAGACGCGGTGGTGAAGCGCAGCATGGCAAAGAAGGTGGCCATCATCGGCGCGGGCAGCAGCGGGCTGTGCGCCATCAAAGCCTgcctgcaggaggggctggagcccgTCTGCTTCGAGAGGACCAGCGACATCGGAGGCCTCTGGAGGTTTGAGGTAAACTCTGCTGGCCACGTGTCCTGCTTCGAGTCAGCACCGTCACCCTCAAGGACCAGTGGTGGCTGGTGGGGTGGCAACCAGCCACAGTGGGTTCCTCTGGGTGAGACTGAGGGCAGGGGCTCCATGAAAAGGAGCACCTCATCAGCCCCAGTCATCCTTCCCCATCATTCCCCTggccagcactgagctgtgcccacTCCCACAGGAGCGCCCCGAGGATGGCCGTGCCAGCATCTACCGCTCTGTCATCATCAACACCTCCAAGGAGATGATGTGCTTCAGCGACTTCCCCATCCCCGAGGACTTCCCCAACTACATGCACAACTCCAAGATCATGGAGTACTTCCGCATGTACGCCCAGCACTTTGACCTGCTCCGCCACATCCGCTTCAGGGTGAGAGCTGGGGGGCCGGGGGGGAGGTGGCAGCGGGAACGGGGGCACAGGGTGCTGACACCGCTCCCCCTGCGCCCAGACCAGCGTGTGCCGCGTGTCCAAGCGCCCCGACTTCGCCAGCAGCGGGCAGTGGGAGGTGGTGACCGAGAGCGAGGGGAAGCAGGAGGCGGCTGTCTTCGATGCCGTGCTGGTGTGCAGCGGGCACCACACCGACGCACACCTCCCGCTCAGTTCCTTCCCAGGTACTGCAATGTAATTGCATGACAAGACCTTCTTGAAAGCTAGTCCATGCCAGTCCCtattctccctgctgctttccctcctgGTCCCAGCATTTCCCTGCCTTGCTTTGACTCCCAGAGTGCTCCTATGCTCCCCAGGAGTGGTTTGGTGGGGCAAGGGAGCGTCTTCAGTCTTTAGGGGGCTGATCCTCCAACCTCACACCAGGAAGCCAAGcatccctcctccctgctcacagGAATTGAGAAGTTCAAGGGCCGCTACCTCCACAGCCGAGACTACAAGGACGCTCAGGCTTTCACAAACAAAAAGGTTGTTGTCATTGGGATCGGGAATTCAGGGTCAGACCTGGCTGTGGAGATCAGCCAAACAGCCCAGCAGGTAAGCAGGAGTAGGGTCCCGGTGGGCAGGATTGCCCCTGTGTGACACTGCCAGCTCCGTAGGGACACCAGGGCCAAGGCACTTGCACAGGCACTGCTCCATGCCTGCACTCGCTGTGTTTGGCAATGCTGGCTCCAGCCAATCCCAGCTGCCAGGCAATTGAGACCTTTGTCCCACTCCCCTGCAAGATGTCATTcaccagctccctctgccctctgGGTCTTTACCCAGTGCTTGGGCAACAAAAAACAGAGTGGTTCCAGGGCAAGGGCATGTcccccacagagcagccctcCCAGGACCATCACTGCCTTCAGAAGTgatccttcttccttcttctttgtCTAGGTCTTCCTCAGCACTCGCAGGGGTGCATGGATCCTGAACCGTGTTGGAGATCAGGGCTACCCCATCGACACCATCTTAACCACCCGCATGAAGACattcctgcaggggctgctcagctcATCCATGGCATGTGACTACATGGAGAAGAAGCTGAATGCCAGGTTTGACCACTCACGTTACGGCCTGAAGCCAAAGCACAGGTATCAGCAAACACTCCCCCTGCCCAGAAGGATCATCTGCCTCCCTGTGTCATGCCCAGCTTGGCCATTCCACGCTCCCTGTGCTTGGACTGGGTTATTAGTTTTGTTATGCCCAGGCAATGCTTGAGGGAGCCACCACTGTCCCTTCCAAGGACTCTTGGAGACAGctgctgagcatccctggggatgagcattcccagagcagggagccacagctggagcaggacacagagcagaagcacTCCCTTCCCAGTGCCCTAACAGCTCCTTGGACCTTCCAGGGTTCTTCACCAGCACCCGACCGTCAACGATGACCTGCCCAACCGCATCATTTCGGGCAGGGTGCGGGTGAAGCCCAACGTCCAGGAGTTCACAGAGACGTCTGCCGTCTTTGAGGACGGCACCAGGGAAGACGTTGATGCCGTAGTTTTTGCCACAGGATAcagcttctccttccccttccttgaGGGCTGTGTGAAGGTGGTGGAGAACCAGATTCCCCTCTACAAATTTGTGTTCCCCCCTGACCTGGAGAAGCCAACGCTGGCTTTCATCGGCCTCATCCAGCCCCTGGGTGCCATCATGCCTATCTCAGAGCTCCAGTGTCGCTGGGCCACCCGTGTCTTCAAAGGTAAGTCAGGCAAACCTGCCCTGTGGATGCAGCCCTGGAGTGAGGACAGATGGTGCCCAGCCATGttgaaaaggcagcagctggtTGTGCCATCCTGGCCATAGTGATGGCAGGGCTGCCTTGAGGCTGTCACAGTGAGAGGGCCACTTCTCTGAGAGGCACTGGGACATCCATACCTGATATCCAtgggctgctccttcccatccTGAGGCACTTGGACATGCCTCAGGTCCCAGACCACACACCaaggaggagctggcagaggcacAGTACCCAGGCAAGGGCAGCACCACAGTCGCCACTGTGTCTCATCCTCCCCAGGGCTGAATGAGCTGCCCCCACGGCACGACATGGAGGCTGACATTGAGCAGAAGAAAGAAGTGATGGCAAAGCGGTAAGATCCCTGTGGGAGCACTGAGGGGCTGCCTTTGGCACAGCTGTTTATGGGCATCCATCCTGTCCCATGGATGTGTCCTGGCACATTTGTGTGTGCCaacagagggcagggatgtggTTGGCCACACTACCCACAGTCCAGTCTGTCCAATACCACCTTCCTGGTGTGCAGGGCATCTGCCAGGTCTGATCCCAGCAcccacctgcctccctccccgcccACAGGTACGTGAAGAGCCAGCGGCACACCATCCAGGTGGATTACATCCCTTACATGGACGAGCTCGCCTGCCAGCTGGGGGTCAAGCCCAGCCTGCTCAGCCTGTTCCTCACGGACCCCAAGCTGGCAGTGGAGGTGGCCTTCGGCCCTTGCACGCCGTACCAGTACCGGCTGCGGGGCCCGGGCGCGTGGGCGGGTGCCAGGGAGGCCATCCTCACGCAGCAGCAGCGCATCCTCAAGCCCCTGCAGACACGACATGTGGAGGAGAGCACCTCAACCCCTGCCATACCCCTCATCTTCAAGCTGCTTGGGGCCGTGGCCATCCTGGCAGCTGTTTTTGCTTACTTGTAGGTGCCCTGCAAGCGCAGGAAGGGAGGCTTTGCAATGTGCTGTGGGACTGGCTGGCCACCCCTGCCCCTTGGCAGCCTGTGCACCCCAGTGGTGGCAGAAAcctgcctcctgcctggcacagcccagctgtgacCACACCATGAGCTAGGGATGCACAGAACCTCCCCAGCTGCCAAAATAATGGTTGGGCTCTTGCTCTGCACCTCCCCTTGGGGAGTGCTGTCATGGACAGAGGAGGAAACCAGTTCACTGCAGGCTAAATTCCATTCCCTCTCAGCCAGCGCCCTGGGCTTTCCTGTCCCTTGTAACCCAGCCATGCCAATTTCGCCACACGCGCACCAGAGCTAAGCCGCAAAGGCACAGCACACTTTCTATGTGGATAAATGTATTAAACAGCCAAGCGTCCGTCCTGTTACTGACACAATCACAACCCTCTGCATGCTGTGGGAATGCTTACAGGTTTGAGATTGGCCTCACAGCACTGGCCCACTACAGGAGCTGATGTACACACACATTCCACAGCAAGACTGCCTCTCTCAAGGTGCGTGCCACCGCAGCGGGTCCTGGTAGTCACAGTGGCATGGCTCAGTGCCACCCTGGTCACCTGCATGCAGCCCCTCCGGGAGGTGGCTGGGTGGGCTGGGGACCCAAAGTGGGTAAAGGATGGGCATCCTGTCCATCATATGCCTGGGCTGGTCATGTCAGTCCCCCTCCATCCCCTAGGTTTGTTTTCCATGCCACAACCTGCTGAAATCTGAGGCACAGTCAcatctctgccctgcccagggcagtgtcaGCATCATTAAGCGCTTACAGAACTTAATGCACCTCTGCAAGAGGTCAGGCCCAGGCAGGTGTGGCAGGGTGGTAGGGGAAACCTGTAGATCACGTCTGGAAGAAACAGATCTAGTGACGCCTCGGCCGCCCACAGGAAGCACAGGGGCAGTCACCCTCAAActgagcagcactgggcagcctCCCTTGAGAGATAcacctggccctgctgctcctggccacGGCTTCTCCAGCATCCCTGCCACCACCACACCGTGGGACATGGCTGTCCGGAGAGTAGCCATCATTGGTGCCGGTGCCTCCGGCTTGTGCGCCCTGAAATGCTGCCTGgatgaggggctggagcccacCTGCTTTGAAAGGAGCACAGACATCGGGGGCCT encodes:
- the FAM78B gene encoding protein FAM78B; the encoded protein is MGCLQSVACKARVRREQIVVSDVSATIEPAATAIEESSPVVLRYRTPYFRASARVLMPPIARRHTWVVGWIQACNHMEFYNTYSDLGVSSWELPDLREGRVKAISDSDGVSYPWYGNTTETVTLVGPTNKISRFSVSMNDNFYPSVTWAVPVSNSNVPLLTRIKRDQSFTTWLVAMNTTTKEKIILQTIKWRMRVDIEVDPMQLLGQRARLVGRTQQEQPRILSRMEPIPPNALVKPNANDAQVLMWRPKRGQPIVVIPPK
- the PLPP6 gene encoding polyisoprenoid diphosphate/phosphate phosphohydrolase PLPP6 — translated: MPSPRSSRERRGGSGGRLEFLSLSQRGPAAPDSPSRRKEPAGAAAAPLPEEDCMKLNPSFVGIALSSLLAIDLWASKRLGVCAGEGSAWGSARPLMKVIEVSGHGIPWLLGTFYGLCQSDSPAAREVLLNLLFALLLDLVMVAAVKGLVKRPRPTHNKMDMFVTISVDKYSFPSGHATRAALVCRFVLRHLVLAVPLRVLVVLWALVVSISRVMLGRHNMTDVLFGLLLGYALYGVVERCWLSPATAPALFALWSH
- the LOC134555244 gene encoding flavin-containing monooxygenase 5-like; translation: MAKKVAIIGAGSSGLCAIKACLQEGLEPVCFERTSDIGGLWRFEERPEDGRASIYRSVIINTSKEMMCFSDFPIPEDFPNYMHNSKIMEYFRMYAQHFDLLRHIRFRTSVCRVSKRPDFASSGQWEVVTESEGKQEAAVFDAVLVCSGHHTDAHLPLSSFPGIEKFKGRYLHSRDYKDAQAFTNKKVVVIGIGNSGSDLAVEISQTAQQVFLSTRRGAWILNRVGDQGYPIDTILTTRMKTFLQGLLSSSMACDYMEKKLNARFDHSRYGLKPKHRVLHQHPTVNDDLPNRIISGRVRVKPNVQEFTETSAVFEDGTREDVDAVVFATGYSFSFPFLEGCVKVVENQIPLYKFVFPPDLEKPTLAFIGLIQPLGAIMPISELQCRWATRVFKGLNELPPRHDMEADIEQKKEVMAKRYVKSQRHTIQVDYIPYMDELACQLGVKPSLLSLFLTDPKLAVEVAFGPCTPYQYRLRGPGAWAGAREAILTQQQRILKPLQTRHVEESTSTPAIPLIFKLLGAVAILAAVFAYL